The Musa acuminata AAA Group cultivar baxijiao chromosome BXJ2-2, Cavendish_Baxijiao_AAA, whole genome shotgun sequence genome has a segment encoding these proteins:
- the LOC135605397 gene encoding uncharacterized protein LOC135605397, with product MCLAFVCGEEEKVLGTHKAPGSCPLCGGTVMATDVEKALRLCFLPVCLKTTRKYSCSHCARRLVTYPERSQI from the coding sequence ATGTGCTTGGCGTTCGTGTGCGGGGAGGAGGAAAAGGTGCTGGGGACGCACAAGGCGCCGGGGAGCTGCCCTTTATGCGGCGGCACGGTGATGGCCACGGACGTGGAGAAGGCGCTGCGGCTCTGCTTCCTCCCCGTCTGCCTCAAGACCACGAGGAAGTACTCCTGCTCCCATTGCGCCCGCCGCCTCGTCACCTACCCTGAAAGATCGCAGATTTAG